In one Accipiter gentilis chromosome 4, bAccGen1.1, whole genome shotgun sequence genomic region, the following are encoded:
- the NFE2L3 gene encoding LOW QUALITY PROTEIN: nuclear factor erythroid 2-related factor 3 (The sequence of the model RefSeq protein was modified relative to this genomic sequence to represent the inferred CDS: inserted 1 base in 1 codon; substituted 3 bases at 3 genomic stop codons) — MDYVAPQFFICGLNLTVKMFSLSKSCEPQAVMLPMPAEEAVPERGQQLLRWVTVPYIGHAPAPELFSLCLEDVDLMKACQEALDDCCPHQGDDQLELQEEEEEEEEEEEKGISQVNDEKNGRRENCEEEVKDDIGLITKIEKQPQPRRFPSLLEGLFTASVITDGKYARASLLEDIQVATSSRGXDLSCLHHDISCLTQTLCHCFSPHDATLLRTDYPTQSNSETRHLQRQKSFSQSSSNITNHWSNLMGLFSAAGIRNLAAHDDNFDENKLMSLALEEGFDPVEVSQQLEEHGSDLELSLNSSHSTASYXVCSEGAVGYSNDIKSASSHSLGAVGGRSQECSKYGHVEYPGDSECSREAMLQHFLHNHIYNQLPRQAASTPEHQQQMQMEKPNKVKGRCHNSTDTNLSSSEHHAKALRVPFLVDEIVSMHIDSFNTTRAKKHLTDTQVLLLHDIRXRXNKVAAPDCHKQNAILNLEEDICNLQTQKESLKKEHSQCSRSICQMKQKLNNFYCGIFSRSRDDQGKSVNPCQYVIHRSSDGSVFIIPKHLVKSEQKQDNEKEQKQK; from the exons ATGGACTACGTCGCTCCTCAGTTTTTCATCTGTGGCCTGAATCTTACAGTAAAAATGTTCTCACTTTCTAAATCGTGTGAACCCCAGGCAGTGATGCTGCCCATGCCAGCAGAAGAGGCAGTACCTGAACGAGGGCAGCAGTTGCTGCGCTGGGTCACCGTGCCGTACATTGGACATGCTCCAGCTCCGG AACTGTTTTCTTTGTGTCTTGAGGATGTTGACCTCATGAAAGCGTGTCAGGAAGCTTTGGATGACTGCTGTCCACACCAAGGAGATGATCAGCTGGAACtgcaagaagaggaggaggaggaggaggaggaggaggagaaaggcatAAGTCAagtaaatgatgaaaaaaatggaagaagggaAAACTGTGAAGAGGAAGTGAAAGACGATATAGGTCTTATCACTAAGATAGAGA AGCAACCACAGCCACGTAGATTCCCTTCTCTCCTTGAAGGGCTGTTTACAGCTTCTGTCATCACAGATGGAAAATATGCTAGAG CGAGTTTACTGGAAGATATACAAGTTGCTACTTCTAGTAGAGGCTGAGACCTATCATGCTTACACCACGATATAAGTTGTTTGACCCAGACACTTTGCCACTGTTTCAGTCCTCATGATGCCACGCTATTAAGAACCGACTACCCCACTCAGTCAAATTCAGAAACAAGACATCTACAAAGGCAAAAGTCTTTTTCTCAGTCAAGCTCTAATATCACAAATCATTGGTCAAATCTGATGGGGCTGTTTTCAGCTGCTGGCATTAGAAACCTAGCGGCCCATGATGataattttgatgaaaataaacTCATGTCTTTGGCTTtggaggaaggctttgatcctgTAGAAGTTTCTCAGCAACTTGAAGAACATGGGTCAGATTTGGAATTGTCTTTGAATTCAAGTCACAGCACTGCCTCTTACTGAGTCTGCAGTGAAGGTGCTGTTGGGTACAGCAATGACATTAAATCTGCTTCTTCACACAGCTTAGGAGCTGTTGGTGGCCGTAGCCAAGAATGCAGTAAATATGGCCATGTGGAATACCCAGGTGATTCAGAGTGTTCTAGAGAAGCCATGCTTCAGCATTTCCTTCATAACCACATTTATAATCAGCTGCCAAGACAAGCAGCATCCACTCCAGAGCATCAGCAGCAGATGCAGATGGAGAAACCAAACAAAGTAAAGGGTAGGTGCCATAATTCTACTGATACAAACCTTAGCAGCTCTGAACACCATGCAAAAGCTCTGAGAGTACCATTTTTGGTAGATGAAATTGTGAGCATGCACATTGACTCTTTCAACACCACACGAGCAAAGAAACATCTGACAGATACTCAGGTATTACTTTTACATGACATCAGATGAA GGAACAAAGTTGCTGCCCCAGATTGTCATAAACAGAATGCAATTCTTAACTTGGAAGAAGACATATGTAATCTTCAAACACAAAAGGAGAGCCTTAAAAAGGAGCACTCTCAGTGTAGCAGATCAATCTGCCAGATGAAGCAAAAGTTAAATAACTTTTACTGTGGCATTTTCAGTAGATCAAGGGATGACCAGGGTAAATCTGTTAACCCATGCCAATATGTCATTCATCGCAGTAGTGATGGCAGTGTTTTCATAATACCCAAACACTTGGTCAAATCAGAACAAAAACAAGATAatgaaaaagagcagaaacaaaaataa